One genomic region from Quercus robur chromosome 4, dhQueRobu3.1, whole genome shotgun sequence encodes:
- the LOC126723786 gene encoding protein At-4/1-like isoform X3 codes for MAGSSNEEEMESVLLPNFDLIYQDFKNAIAEIELLKSNSNAELKIREALQFTTHSLRQENERLTKLQSESLHNLADQLERRTKCQSLKEELKRVSDESLHQEYEHRKSMDLLKRDYMTKVGDLEAQIHRGLLLEKATNEATINLLRQDLTAHKTHVQTLAKRLDCVHFDVESKYDLEMQDLKDCLMIEQEEKNELSRKIQELEKECGRCGKRDNLFVSTVQRGK; via the exons atggcgGGAAGCAGCAATGAGGAAGAAATGGAGTCGGTGCTGCTCCCCAATTTCGACCTCATCTACCAG GATTTCAAGAATGCGATTGCGGAGATAGAGTTGCTCAAATCCAACAGTAACGCCGAGCTCAAAATCCGAGAAGCCCTCCAATTCACCACTCATTCTCTCCGCCAAG AGAACGAGCGGCTGACTAAACTGCAATCAGAATCTCTCCATAATCTTGCTGACCAG CTTGAACGGCGCACAAAATGCCAGAGCTTGAAAGAAGAACTTAAGAGAGTGAGTGATGAAAGTCTCCATCAAGAATAT GAACACAGGAAGTCTATGGATTTGCTTAAGCGAGATTACATGACAAAGGTTGGCGACTTAGAGGCTCAAATCCA TAGGGGCCTTCTGCTTGAAAAGGCAACAAATGAAGCAACCATTAATCTCCTCCGTCAGGATTTGACAGCGCATAAAACTCATGTTCAGACTCTTGCAAAGAGGTTGGACTGTGTTCATTTCGATGTGGAATCTAAAT ATGATCTTGAGATGCAGGATCTGAAGGACTGTCTTATGATTGAACAGGAAGAGAAAAATGAGTTGAGTAGGAAAATCCAAGAACTGGAGAAGGAAT GTGGAAGGTGTGGCAAGAGGGACAACCTGTTTGTGAGTACTGTGCAGAGAGGAAAATAA
- the LOC126723786 gene encoding protein At-4/1-like isoform X1 codes for MAGSSNEEEMESVLLPNFDLIYQDFKNAIAEIELLKSNSNAELKIREALQFTTHSLRQENERLTKLQSESLHNLADQLERRTKCQSLKEELKRVSDESLHQEYEHRKSMDLLKRDYMTKVGDLEAQIHRGLLLEKATNEATINLLRQDLTAHKTHVQTLAKRLDCVHFDVESKYDLEMQDLKDCLMIEQEEKNELSRKIQELEKELLISRTKLVEQQRDTVSSRLVETLKLKIMKLRKENEILRRQLPCSEDGLRDGI; via the exons atggcgGGAAGCAGCAATGAGGAAGAAATGGAGTCGGTGCTGCTCCCCAATTTCGACCTCATCTACCAG GATTTCAAGAATGCGATTGCGGAGATAGAGTTGCTCAAATCCAACAGTAACGCCGAGCTCAAAATCCGAGAAGCCCTCCAATTCACCACTCATTCTCTCCGCCAAG AGAACGAGCGGCTGACTAAACTGCAATCAGAATCTCTCCATAATCTTGCTGACCAG CTTGAACGGCGCACAAAATGCCAGAGCTTGAAAGAAGAACTTAAGAGAGTGAGTGATGAAAGTCTCCATCAAGAATAT GAACACAGGAAGTCTATGGATTTGCTTAAGCGAGATTACATGACAAAGGTTGGCGACTTAGAGGCTCAAATCCA TAGGGGCCTTCTGCTTGAAAAGGCAACAAATGAAGCAACCATTAATCTCCTCCGTCAGGATTTGACAGCGCATAAAACTCATGTTCAGACTCTTGCAAAGAGGTTGGACTGTGTTCATTTCGATGTGGAATCTAAAT ATGATCTTGAGATGCAGGATCTGAAGGACTGTCTTATGATTGAACAGGAAGAGAAAAATGAGTTGAGTAGGAAAATCCAAGAACTGGAGAAGGAAT TGCTGATTAGCAGAACAAAGTTGGTTGAACAGCAAAGAGATACAGTTTCAAGTCGGCTTGTTGAAACACTTAAACTGAAGATTATGAAACTACGGAAGGAGAACGAGATCCTCAGAAGGCAGCTTCCTTGCTCAGAAGATGGCTTGAGAGATGGTATCTGA
- the LOC126723786 gene encoding protein At-4/1-like isoform X2 translates to MAGSSNEEEMESVLLPNFDLIYQDFKNAIAEIELLKSNSNAELKIREALQFTTHSLRQENERLTKLQSESLHNLADQLERRTKCQSLKEELKRVSDESLHQEYEHRKSMDLLKRDYMTKVGDLEAQIQGLLLEKATNEATINLLRQDLTAHKTHVQTLAKRLDCVHFDVESKYDLEMQDLKDCLMIEQEEKNELSRKIQELEKELLISRTKLVEQQRDTVSSRLVETLKLKIMKLRKENEILRRQLPCSEDGLRDGI, encoded by the exons atggcgGGAAGCAGCAATGAGGAAGAAATGGAGTCGGTGCTGCTCCCCAATTTCGACCTCATCTACCAG GATTTCAAGAATGCGATTGCGGAGATAGAGTTGCTCAAATCCAACAGTAACGCCGAGCTCAAAATCCGAGAAGCCCTCCAATTCACCACTCATTCTCTCCGCCAAG AGAACGAGCGGCTGACTAAACTGCAATCAGAATCTCTCCATAATCTTGCTGACCAG CTTGAACGGCGCACAAAATGCCAGAGCTTGAAAGAAGAACTTAAGAGAGTGAGTGATGAAAGTCTCCATCAAGAATAT GAACACAGGAAGTCTATGGATTTGCTTAAGCGAGATTACATGACAAAGGTTGGCGACTTAGAGGCTCAAATCCA GGGCCTTCTGCTTGAAAAGGCAACAAATGAAGCAACCATTAATCTCCTCCGTCAGGATTTGACAGCGCATAAAACTCATGTTCAGACTCTTGCAAAGAGGTTGGACTGTGTTCATTTCGATGTGGAATCTAAAT ATGATCTTGAGATGCAGGATCTGAAGGACTGTCTTATGATTGAACAGGAAGAGAAAAATGAGTTGAGTAGGAAAATCCAAGAACTGGAGAAGGAAT TGCTGATTAGCAGAACAAAGTTGGTTGAACAGCAAAGAGATACAGTTTCAAGTCGGCTTGTTGAAACACTTAAACTGAAGATTATGAAACTACGGAAGGAGAACGAGATCCTCAGAAGGCAGCTTCCTTGCTCAGAAGATGGCTTGAGAGATGGTATCTGA